The following is a genomic window from Anaerolineales bacterium.
ATATGATGCACAAAGATATTGGTCTGGCCCTGGATTTGGCCGAGGAAGTCGGCGCGAATTTACCCGTGACACAAACCAGTCAGGCCTATTTCAAACGCGTTCAAGAGCTGGGCCTGGGCGGCAAAGATTTTGCCGTAGTGATCGAGGCCCTTTAGGAGCAATATGGCAAAAGCAGCCAAGCAGACCAAACCCAAAACCAGCAAGTCCGCCACGCCCGACGCCGAAGAGTGGCTGACGATGTACGAGCAGATGGTGCGCATCCGCAGCTTTGAGGAGCGCGTCAACCTGCTGTATACCTCGGCCAAGATGCCTGGCCTGGCGCATTTGTACATTGGCGAGGAAGCCATCGCTGTCGGGGTGTGCTCGGTGCTCAACGCCGAAGATTACATCACCAGCACGCACCGCGGCCACGGGCATTGCATCGCCAAAGGTGCCGACGTGGACATTATGTTCGCTGAGCTGCTGGGCAAAGCCGCCGGTTACTGCAAAGGCAAGGGCGGTTCGATGCACATTGCCGACCAGGCCAATGGCAACCTGGGCGCCAACGCCATCGTCGGCGGCAGCGCCGGCATCGCCGTGGGCGCGGCCTTCTCGGCCCAGCGGCTGGGCAATGGCCGGGTGGCGGTGTGCTTCTTTGGCGAGGGCGCCATGGGACAGGGATTTTTGGCCGAGACGATGAACCTGGCCCAGCTGTGGAAGCTGCCGGTCATCTTCGTCTGCGAAAACAACATGTACAACGAGTACACGCACTTTTCTGAAACCACCGCCGGCAACCCAGCGGACCGGGCGCGGGCGCTGGGTATGCACACCGAGGAACAGGACGGACAAGACATTCGAGTGGTATATGAAACCGCCTTGACCGCCGTCGAGCGCGCCCGCCGCGGCGAAGGCCCGGCCTTCCTAATGTTCCACACCTACCGCTATCACGGCCACCATGTGGGCGATATCAACCGCGAGTACTACCGTTCCAAGGAAGAGGAGCGCGACTGGGTGGAAAACCGTGACCCCCTGGCCTTGTTTGCCGATTGGCTGCTGGCCAAGAAGCTGACTGACCGCAGCGTGCTGGACGGCATTGAAGCAGAAGTCAAAGAGGAAGTGGAGCGCGGCGCCCAGTTCGCTTTGGACGCTCCATATCCCGACCCCAGCGAGGTGAGCACCAATGTCTACGCTTAGTGCCGAGAAAACCGGGGTGCGGGTGCTGACCATGGGCGAGGCGATCCGTGAGGCCCTGGCCGAAGAGCTGCGCCGCGACCCGACCGTGTTCGTGATGGGCGAGGATGTGGCCGAGGCGGGCACCGCCTTCAAGGTGCTGCTGGGCCTGGTGGACGAGTTCGGCCCCGAGCGGGTGATCGACTCGCCGATCTCCGAGCCGGGCATCACCGGCCTAGGGGTGGGGGCGGCGATGACCGGCATGCGTCCGGTGATCGACATCATGTTCGGCGACTTCATCACCCTGACCATGGACCAGATGGTCAACCAGGCGGCCAAGATCCACTACATGTCCGGCGGCAAACTCAAGGTGCCGATGGTGCTGCGCACTACGATGGGCGCCTCGCGGCGCTCGGCGGCCCAGCACTCGCAGTCGCTGCATGCCTGGTTCAGCCATGTGCCCGGCCTCAAGGTGGTGGTGCCCTCCACGCCGTACGACGCCAAGGGTCTGCTCAAAACCGCCATCCGCGACGACAACCCGGTAGCCTTCTTCGAGGACAAGATGATGTACCAACTCAAGGGCGAAGTGCCCGAGGAGGAATACACCATCCCCTTCGGTGTGGCGGACATCAAGCGCCCTGGCACGGACATCACCATCGTGGCCACCAGCAGTATGGTGCAGGTTTCGCTGGCCGCCGCCGAAATGCTGGCTGAGATCGGCATTGAGGCCGAAGTGGTCGACCCGCGCACCACCTTCCCGCTGGACAAAGAGGCCATCATCGAATCGGCCAAGAAGACCAGCCGGGCGATCGTGGTGGATGAAGGCTACGAGCGCTACGGCGTTACCGCCGAGATCGCTTCGGTGATTGCCGATGGCGCCTTCTATTATTTGGATGCGCCGGTGAAGCGCATCGGCGCCATGGACGTGCCGATCCCTTTCTCGCCCGCGCTGGAAGACCTGACCGTGCCCACTGCGGACACCGTGGTGGAGACCGCCAAGGCCCTTTGCGGCCGCAACTAGGAGCCCACCCTGGCTATTGACGTAATTATGCCCGCCCTGGGGATGGCCCAGGAAACCGGCCGCTTGCTGAAGTGGTACAAGGCCGCCGGGGAGCAGGTCACCAAAGGGGAGCCGCTGATGGAGGTGGAGACCGACAAGGTCACCGTCACCATCGAGGCGGCGGACAGCGGTACCCTGGCCAATGTGGTTGCCACCGAAGGCCAGGATGTGCCCGTGGGCGAAACCATTGCTCATTTGCTGGCGCTGGGTGAGGCGGCCCCACCGCCGCCCGTGATCCGCAGCGCGGCGCCCAGTGCGCCAGCGGGCAAACCTGCCGCCGCACGCCCGCAAGCCTCTCAGCCGCGCCAACCTGCCGCCCAACCGATAGCTCCGGCGGGCAATGGGCGCGCCGTGGTGGTCAATGCCAGCCCGGTGGCCCTGCGCATGGCGGCCGAAAACGGCATCGACCTGGCGCTGGTCAAGCCGGGCGGGGGGCGCGTCACCCGCGAAGATGTGCAGGCCTATCTGCAACAGCGGCAGCGTCCGCTTGCGGTCGGCCCCGGTGGGCGCGTCTTGGCTTCGCCCAAGGCGCGTCGCCTGGCGGGCGAGGCCGGGCTGGACCTGGCGTTCATCCCCGGCAGCGGTCCGGAAGGGGCTGTGCTGGTGATTGACCTGCCGCTGGCCGCGGCGGGGCCGCAGACTCCGCCGCCATTACCGGCCGGGATGAGCGAAGTCAGCCTGGGCAGCCTGTGGCGCGTGATGGCCGAGCATGTCACCCAGAGCTGGCAGGATGTGCCGCATTTCTATTTGGTGCGCGAAGTGGACGCCGGGGCGCTGATGGCCGCCCGCCAGAAACTCAAGGGGCAGGGCGAAACCAAAGTAACCTTTACTGATATGCTGGTGAAGCTGGTGGCCAAGACGCTTAAGCAGCATCCCAACGTCAACGCCACCTGGATGCGCGGCACACTGGCCTTGATCGAAGACATCAACGTTGGTCTGGCGGTGGGCGTGCCGGATGGTCTGGTGGTGCCGGTGGTGCACAAAGCCGACCAGCTCAGCGTGCAGGAAATTGCCCAGCGGCGCGGCGAGATCGTGGAACGCGCCAACCAAAAGGCCCTAGGCCCGCAGGATATTCAGGGCGGCACGTTCACCATCAGCAACCTGGGTATGTACAATATTGATGCATTCAACGCCATCGTCAATGCGCCCCAAGCCGCCATCCTGGCGGTTGGGCGCATTGTGGAGCGCGTGGTGGCCCAGGAGGGCAAGCCGGTGGTGCGGCCCATCCTGACCATGACGCTTTCCTGCGACCACCGCGTGGTAGACGGCTTGCGCGGGGCCGAGTTCCTCGATACGCTGGCTAAACTGATCGAAGATCCGAATTTGGATTAAGGAGCCTCATGGAAAGCAAACGCCTGCGCGATTCGCAGACCCGCGCTGCAGAGCAAGACGCCGCCAAGACCGAGATGGGCGAATTCGGCGTGCTGCTGGACGGTAAGTGGCTGAAGACCGGCGATGCCATTGGTGTGCACAGCCCCTACGACGATGCCCTGGTGGCTGTGGTACACCGCGCCGGCCCCGAGCAGATCGAGCAGGCCATTCAGGTGGCCACCGCCGCCTTCCAGACCACCCGCAAAATGCCGGTCTGGAAGCGGGCTGAGGTGCTGACCAAGGTCAGCCAGGGGATTGCCGCCCGCCGTGAAGAGCTGGCCCGCACCATCGCCCTGGAAGCCGGCAAGCCCATTCGCACCGCCCGCTTGGAAGTGGACCGGGCTACTTTCACCTTTCAAGTGGCTGCGGAAGAGAGCAAGCGCATTTACGGTGAAATTGTCCCGCTGGATTGGCTGCCCGGCGCCGAGAACCGCGTGGCGCATGTGATGCATGTGCCGCTGGGACCAATTGCGGGCATCGCCCCGTTCAACTTCCCGCTCAATTTGGTTGCCCACAAGGTGGCCCCG
Proteins encoded in this region:
- a CDS encoding thiamine pyrophosphate-dependent dehydrogenase E1 component subunit alpha, translating into MAKAAKQTKPKTSKSATPDAEEWLTMYEQMVRIRSFEERVNLLYTSAKMPGLAHLYIGEEAIAVGVCSVLNAEDYITSTHRGHGHCIAKGADVDIMFAELLGKAAGYCKGKGGSMHIADQANGNLGANAIVGGSAGIAVGAAFSAQRLGNGRVAVCFFGEGAMGQGFLAETMNLAQLWKLPVIFVCENNMYNEYTHFSETTAGNPADRARALGMHTEEQDGQDIRVVYETALTAVERARRGEGPAFLMFHTYRYHGHHVGDINREYYRSKEEERDWVENRDPLALFADWLLAKKLTDRSVLDGIEAEVKEEVERGAQFALDAPYPDPSEVSTNVYA
- a CDS encoding alpha-ketoacid dehydrogenase subunit beta yields the protein MSTLSAEKTGVRVLTMGEAIREALAEELRRDPTVFVMGEDVAEAGTAFKVLLGLVDEFGPERVIDSPISEPGITGLGVGAAMTGMRPVIDIMFGDFITLTMDQMVNQAAKIHYMSGGKLKVPMVLRTTMGASRRSAAQHSQSLHAWFSHVPGLKVVVPSTPYDAKGLLKTAIRDDNPVAFFEDKMMYQLKGEVPEEEYTIPFGVADIKRPGTDITIVATSSMVQVSLAAAEMLAEIGIEAEVVDPRTTFPLDKEAIIESAKKTSRAIVVDEGYERYGVTAEIASVIADGAFYYLDAPVKRIGAMDVPIPFSPALEDLTVPTADTVVETAKALCGRN
- a CDS encoding 2-oxo acid dehydrogenase subunit E2 gives rise to the protein MPALGMAQETGRLLKWYKAAGEQVTKGEPLMEVETDKVTVTIEAADSGTLANVVATEGQDVPVGETIAHLLALGEAAPPPPVIRSAAPSAPAGKPAAARPQASQPRQPAAQPIAPAGNGRAVVVNASPVALRMAAENGIDLALVKPGGGRVTREDVQAYLQQRQRPLAVGPGGRVLASPKARRLAGEAGLDLAFIPGSGPEGAVLVIDLPLAAAGPQTPPPLPAGMSEVSLGSLWRVMAEHVTQSWQDVPHFYLVREVDAGALMAARQKLKGQGETKVTFTDMLVKLVAKTLKQHPNVNATWMRGTLALIEDINVGLAVGVPDGLVVPVVHKADQLSVQEIAQRRGEIVERANQKALGPQDIQGGTFTISNLGMYNIDAFNAIVNAPQAAILAVGRIVERVVAQEGKPVVRPILTMTLSCDHRVVDGLRGAEFLDTLAKLIEDPNLD